The genome window GTTACTTTTCAGCACGACCCATAAATTTGTGTTCAACAGTATTAATACGGATACGGTCACCTGTTGAAATATGCTCTGGCACAGAAATATTTAAGCCAGTAGACATACGTGCAGGTTTTGAACGAGCACTCGCAGATGCACCTTTGATAGATGGGTCTGTTTCTTCAACAACAAGTTCAACACTTGACGGTAAATCAAGCCCTACTGGCGCGCCATCAATAACAATTACGTGTACGCCTTGTGTTTCTTCATTAACAAATAAAATTTCTTCGCTAATAGCATCTTTGCTTAAGTTATAAGGCGTGTAATCTTCATTATCCATGAACACATACTCGTCACCATCAATGTACGATAGCATTACTTCACGGCGTGTTAAATCAGCCAGCGTTAGCATGTCACTGTCTTTGAATGTTTCGTCAACTTTACCACCGGTTACCACATCGTATAAACGCATACGGTATAAACTACCACCAGCACGACCTTGCGGCACAGAGCGCACAATATCTTTTACAACTAAAACGCGGCCATTGAAGTCAATAGCAGTACCTTTTTTAACATCACTCGCCTTTGGCATGTGTGAATTCCTATTATTTTTTTGATTGCCAGAAACATACCACGAACTGGATTTTGTTCAACTAAAATTACGTTGGTTTTACGCTACATGTTGTATTAGCTTGTAAAATTTTAATTTATACTAAAATACATATAATCAAATGTGAAAAAAACTGCTATGGTAGCTTTACCGAGTATGACTTCAAGGAATGGATCATGGACCAGAAAAAAGTACATGAGTATTTAGTTAAAAAACCACTTGTTCAGGTTACAAAACCATTTGCGCAAGAGGTTGATGTATATAAAGTGAATCATAAAATGTTTGCGACTCTTGCTATTGGCAATGACGGTCAAACTAATGATGATGGTGAGGTTATTTGGTGGCTTAACTTAAAGTGCGATCCTGATGAAGCAATATCATTGCGTGATATTTTCCCGGCAGTGATCCCTGGTTACCATATGAATAAACGCTTATGGAACACAGTAATTTTAGACGGCACAATTCCACAAGGTGAAATTGAGAGAATGATTGATAACTCATTTAATTTAGTCGTAGAAAACATGCCAGAAAAAGACCGAAAAGCTATTTCACTTCACTTGTAAACACTTTTTGGGCTAGGCTACTAGCCCATTAAAACCCTACACCTTAAGCGTATAAATTAAATCGTCATATAACTTTTCACCTATTGTATGCACTTTAAAAAGTGTATCTGTATGGGTTAAACCGCACTTACCAAGCACCTTTTCAGAACCAATATTGCCACGCGTTACGACTGCTTTAAACTGCCTAATACCACATTCTTTCCAAGCCCAGTCAATCACAGCTCTTAGGGATTCTGTCGCGTAGCCTTTATTAAAATACTCTGGCAGTAATAAATAACCAAGCTCCGCGGTTTCTCCGTCATAGGCAAAACCTGTAACACCCACAGGTTGTTTTGTTTGATTATTAATAATGAGTAAACACAGGGGATGACGTGATTTAGCATTCCACTTAGGCAAGCGTATCTCAAAGCGGTTTCTTACCAGTGACTCCATTGGCATATCAAAACAAAACTTAAGGACTTGAGGATCGCGATGAAGCGCTAGAAAAAGAGGCCAATCAGATTCTTCCATTTGGTACATGCTCAATCTTTGTGTAAATAATGTCATTAAGCTCCTCATTTATTTATAAAAACTATAAAAAAACCGCATTTAAATGCGGTTTTTTTAGATAGCAGAAACTTTATTCTTTCGTTTCAATCTCTTTAATAACTTCAGGCTCAGTTACACTTTGCTCTTGTGACTCAGTGCTTTGTACTTCAGGAGCTACAACCTCAACATGTGTTGCGTTATAAAAAGTAGCACCAGAGCTTGCCATAGTTACCAGTGATTCACATGGTGCAAAGTTAGCATCGCTGTTAGCTAATGTAGACATATCAGAGCTTATTTTACTTGCGCCTAATTTATCCATATAGCTAAACGGGCCACCTAAAAATGGTGGAAAACCAATACCAAATATTGCACCAATGTCGCCATCACGTGGGCTGGCAATAATGCCATCATCTAAACAGCGTACTGCTTCGTTAAGCATTTGCGATACACAACGCTTAGCAATTTCGCTCTTGTTTAAACGTGGAGCCGGGGTAACACCCAATAGTTCGTAAACTGACTCATCAACCTTTTTGCCTTTTTTATCGTATTCATAAAAACCACGACCAGACTTACGGCCAAGGCGTTTTGAATCAATCATACGCATAAATGCATCAGGGCCTTTAAAACGCTCGCCTAATTCTTTTTCAAGAATTGGGGCAATTTTAGAGCCAATATCAATACCTACTTCATCAAGTAGAGCCAGCGGGCCTACCGGAAAACCGAACTCAACAAGCGCTGCATCAATCTTTTCAATTGGCTCGCCTGCAAGCATCAAATTAGCAGCTTCGTTTAAGTAAGGCGCTAAAATACGGTTGACGTAAAAACCGGCCATGTCTTTTACAACAATTGGCGTTTTACCTTGCTTACGTGCAAAGTTAACAACGCGGGCAATGGTCTCTTGAGACGTACCTTCGTGTGGAATAATTTCCACTAATGGCATTTTTTCCACTGGTGAAAAGTAATGCAAGCCAATTACATTTTCAGGACGTGCTGCCTGCGCTGCAATTTGCGATATTGGTAATGATGACGTGTTACTTGCAAAAATTGTATTTGCTTGGCATTGCTGCTCTACGTCTGCAACCATACCTTGCTTAAGTGCAAGATCTTCAAACACCGCTTCTATTACTAAATCAATGTGTTTAAAGCCACTGTAGTCAGTTGTACCTGTAATACGGTTCATCGTTAACTGCACATCAGCTTTAGACATAATACGACGCTTAAGGCGCTTGTCTAAAATTTTATAGGTGTAGCTCATTGCATTACTAATGCCCTGCTCTGCTACATCTTTAATACGTACCGGTACTTTAGCTTTAACAGCACTTACGTGCGCAATGCCTGCGCCCATTAGTCCACCACCTAAAACAGCAGTTTTGCTTATTGCGGGTGCGTCATCATTGCGCCACTCTTTTTTCATTTCAGTGGTTGCAAAGAAAATACCGCGAAGCGCTTTCGATTCGTCACTCATTACAAGTGTTGCAAAGCTTTCAGCTTCTGTTTTATACGCTTTTAGCTCATCAAGCTCTACACTAGCTCGCACTGCTTTAATAATAGCTAGTGGTGCTGGGTAGTGCCCGCCCGTTTTTTTAAGTACGTTTTCTTTTGCTTTTTTAAAGATAAAGTTACGACCAAACGGGTTTGACTCTAGTAATTTACTAATATTGTCGAGCTTTGGCTCTTTTGCTTGTGGCTTTTTCTTAGTCGCAAATTCTTTTGCAACTTTTAGCAGCACACTGTGCGGTACACAGTCATCAAGCACACCTGCTTTTTTAGCTTGCTTAGGGCGAATCTGTTTACCTGTTAGCATCCACTCTAGTGCTTTTTGAATACCAACAATTTTAGTTAAGCGTTGGGTGCCGCCGCCACCAGGAAGTAAACCAAGTTGCACTTCTGGTAAGCCAATTTTTGTTAAATCACTGTCGGTACCAACACGGTAATCACATGCTAAAGCAAACTCTAAACCACCGCCTAATGCAGCGCCATGAATCGCACTTACTGTTGTGTATGGCAGTTTTGTCATATCAAAAAACGCTTGATGACATAGCTCGCTAATAGCTAAAGCATCTTCACGCTTTTGAACACTATCGAGCATTTTCACATCGGCGCCAGCAATAAAGTTATCGCTTTTTCCGCTTATAAATACCATGCCTTTTACATTTTGCGACTTAGCGTCTTCTAGTAATGCTTTTAAATCATCGGCAAAACTACTGCGCAGGGTATTCATTTTCTCGCCCGGCACATCAATCGTTACCACGGCAATTTTATTTTCATCTACCGCTAAATTAAATACTGAATCTGTCATTACGCGCTCTCCAATACAAAGGCTGCACCTAAACCACCAGCAGCACACGCTGTTGTTAATGCTAAACCGCCACCACGACGTTTAAGCTCGTGTAAGCTTTGCGTAATTAAGCGTGCACCTGTCGCTGCAAATGGGTGACCATATGCTAAAGAGCCGCCGTTAACGTTAAACTTATCCATGTTAATTTCGCCAATTGCTTTGCTGCGACCTAAATGCTCTTGTGCAAATTTGTCTGAAGCAAACATTTTCATATTGGCAAGTGTTTGCGATGCAAACGCTTCGTGCATTTCAATTAAATCTAAATCAGCAAGCGTAATACCCGCTCTATCCAGTGCAATAGGCGTTGAATGAGCTGGGCCCATTAACATGTCTTTTTCTACGCCAATTGCCGAAAATGCAAAGCTACGTACGTAACCTAGTATTTCGTAACCAAGTGCTTTTGCTTTGCTTTCGCTCATCATAAGTACGGCCGCTGCACCATCAGTTAATGGTGTGGCATTTGCGGCAGTAACAGTACCGTGCTGACGGTCAAAAACAGGTTTAAGCTTGGCGTAGCCTTCAACCGTTGAGTTTTTACGAATGTTGTTATCTTCTGAAATAAAGCTTTTATATGGCGGTAAATGCGCCGTCATTACTTCATCTTTTAACTTTCCATCAGCCCATGCTTGCGTTGCAAGTGAGTGAGAACGATGCGCTAACGCATCTTGATCTTCACGGCTAATATTATGTGTTTTAGCCATTTGCTCAGCAGTTTGCCCCATTGAAAGGCCTGTTGAGTACTCTGCAACTGCAGGAGGCACTGGTAATAAATCTTTTAAACGCAGTTTTGAAAATATTTTTAAGCGTTGACCAAGCGTACGCGCTTTATTTAAATCAACTAAGCTGCCTGCTAGCTTTTTACTAACACCAATTGGCAGTACTGATGACGAATCTGCGCCGCCTGCAATACCTACACTTACAGATCCCGCCATAATAGACTCAGCTACATTAGCAATAGCCTGAAAGCTGGTAGCACATGCGCGCGATACAGAATATGCATCGACCGATACCGGCATACCTGTGCCCAATACAATTTCACGT of Pseudoalteromonas arctica A 37-1-2 contains these proteins:
- the fadJ gene encoding fatty acid oxidation complex subunit alpha FadJ → MTDSVFNLAVDENKIAVVTIDVPGEKMNTLRSSFADDLKALLEDAKSQNVKGMVFISGKSDNFIAGADVKMLDSVQKREDALAISELCHQAFFDMTKLPYTTVSAIHGAALGGGLEFALACDYRVGTDSDLTKIGLPEVQLGLLPGGGGTQRLTKIVGIQKALEWMLTGKQIRPKQAKKAGVLDDCVPHSVLLKVAKEFATKKKPQAKEPKLDNISKLLESNPFGRNFIFKKAKENVLKKTGGHYPAPLAIIKAVRASVELDELKAYKTEAESFATLVMSDESKALRGIFFATTEMKKEWRNDDAPAISKTAVLGGGLMGAGIAHVSAVKAKVPVRIKDVAEQGISNAMSYTYKILDKRLKRRIMSKADVQLTMNRITGTTDYSGFKHIDLVIEAVFEDLALKQGMVADVEQQCQANTIFASNTSSLPISQIAAQAARPENVIGLHYFSPVEKMPLVEIIPHEGTSQETIARVVNFARKQGKTPIVVKDMAGFYVNRILAPYLNEAANLMLAGEPIEKIDAALVEFGFPVGPLALLDEVGIDIGSKIAPILEKELGERFKGPDAFMRMIDSKRLGRKSGRGFYEYDKKGKKVDESVYELLGVTPAPRLNKSEIAKRCVSQMLNEAVRCLDDGIIASPRDGDIGAIFGIGFPPFLGGPFSYMDKLGASKISSDMSTLANSDANFAPCESLVTMASSGATFYNATHVEVVAPEVQSTESQEQSVTEPEVIKEIETKE
- the efpL gene encoding elongation factor P-like protein EfpL — encoded protein: MPKASDVKKGTAIDFNGRVLVVKDIVRSVPQGRAGGSLYRMRLYDVVTGGKVDETFKDSDMLTLADLTRREVMLSYIDGDEYVFMDNEDYTPYNLSKDAISEEILFVNEETQGVHVIVIDGAPVGLDLPSSVELVVEETDPSIKGASASARSKPARMSTGLNISVPEHISTGDRIRINTVEHKFMGRAEK
- a CDS encoding MmcQ/YjbR family DNA-binding protein, which translates into the protein MDQKKVHEYLVKKPLVQVTKPFAQEVDVYKVNHKMFATLAIGNDGQTNDDGEVIWWLNLKCDPDEAISLRDIFPAVIPGYHMNKRLWNTVILDGTIPQGEIERMIDNSFNLVVENMPEKDRKAISLHL
- the fadI gene encoding acetyl-CoA C-acyltransferase FadI, which encodes MSEQNILKTPKGDRIAIVSGLRTPFAKQATAFHHVPALDMGKLVVNEMLERLNFNKSEIDQLVFGQVVQMPEAPNIAREIVLGTGMPVSVDAYSVSRACATSFQAIANVAESIMAGSVSVGIAGGADSSSVLPIGVSKKLAGSLVDLNKARTLGQRLKIFSKLRLKDLLPVPPAVAEYSTGLSMGQTAEQMAKTHNISREDQDALAHRSHSLATQAWADGKLKDEVMTAHLPPYKSFISEDNNIRKNSTVEGYAKLKPVFDRQHGTVTAANATPLTDGAAAVLMMSESKAKALGYEILGYVRSFAFSAIGVEKDMLMGPAHSTPIALDRAGITLADLDLIEMHEAFASQTLANMKMFASDKFAQEHLGRSKAIGEINMDKFNVNGGSLAYGHPFAATGARLITQSLHELKRRGGGLALTTACAAGGLGAAFVLESA
- a CDS encoding GNAT family N-acetyltransferase, translating into MTLFTQRLSMYQMEESDWPLFLALHRDPQVLKFCFDMPMESLVRNRFEIRLPKWNAKSRHPLCLLIINNQTKQPVGVTGFAYDGETAELGYLLLPEYFNKGYATESLRAVIDWAWKECGIRQFKAVVTRGNIGSEKVLGKCGLTHTDTLFKVHTIGEKLYDDLIYTLKV